In Bdellovibrio sp. GT3, one genomic interval encodes:
- a CDS encoding ABC transporter substrate-binding protein has product MKRLLVSLLLALPLLAGCTKKDNVIMIGEYDSLSGSDATFGLSSNKGVRLAFDEINAAGGIKGKKIELKTMDDQGKNEEAAAATTRLITQNKVVAIIGGVASGRSKAAAPIAQAKGVPFVSPASTNPDVTKVGDYVFRVCFIDPFQGSVMAKFATENLKIKKVAILRDVKNDYSVGLADAFLTDFKNRGGEIVADVSYQAGDIDFKAQLTQIRSKNPEAIYVPGYYTEVGLIAQQARQLGIKAPLMGGDGWDSEKLHEIGKEAINGNYYSNHYTVESTDPAVTEFIKKFKAKYNETPDALAALGYDAAKILAAAMERSVDLSGKAIRDELAKTKDFPGVTGKISLNENRDAVKSAVVIQVDGPNRKYISTVTP; this is encoded by the coding sequence ATGAAACGTCTGTTAGTATCCCTTTTGCTGGCTCTTCCTTTGCTGGCTGGTTGCACGAAAAAAGATAACGTTATCATGATCGGTGAATACGATTCATTGTCCGGTAGCGATGCCACGTTTGGCTTGAGCTCAAACAAAGGTGTTCGTCTGGCATTTGATGAAATCAACGCTGCTGGTGGTATCAAAGGTAAAAAAATCGAACTTAAAACCATGGATGACCAAGGTAAAAACGAAGAGGCCGCTGCGGCGACTACTCGCTTGATCACGCAAAATAAAGTGGTCGCAATTATCGGCGGCGTTGCTTCCGGTCGCTCCAAAGCGGCAGCACCGATTGCACAAGCCAAAGGTGTTCCGTTCGTCTCCCCGGCCTCCACAAATCCTGACGTAACAAAAGTCGGCGATTATGTATTCCGTGTTTGCTTCATCGATCCATTCCAAGGATCTGTGATGGCCAAGTTTGCGACTGAGAATCTGAAAATCAAAAAAGTTGCAATCCTTCGCGACGTTAAAAACGACTACTCCGTAGGACTGGCTGATGCCTTCCTGACAGATTTCAAAAATCGCGGTGGCGAAATCGTAGCGGACGTCTCTTACCAAGCGGGCGATATTGATTTCAAAGCTCAGCTGACGCAAATTCGCTCTAAAAACCCTGAAGCGATCTACGTTCCAGGTTACTACACTGAAGTGGGATTGATTGCGCAACAAGCTCGCCAACTGGGCATCAAAGCTCCGTTGATGGGTGGTGACGGATGGGATTCCGAAAAATTGCACGAGATCGGAAAAGAAGCGATCAATGGCAACTACTACTCAAACCACTACACTGTTGAAAGCACAGATCCTGCAGTGACTGAATTCATCAAAAAATTCAAAGCGAAATACAACGAAACTCCGGATGCGTTGGCAGCTTTGGGTTACGATGCCGCTAAAATTCTGGCAGCCGCTATGGAGCGTTCTGTAGACTTGTCAGGTAAAGCGATTCGTGATGAACTGGCTAAAACAAAAGATTTCCCTGGCGTGACTGGTAAAATCAGTCTGAATGAAAACCGCGATGCTGTTAAGAGTGCTGTGGTGATTCAGGTTGATGGACCAAACCGCAAGTACATCTCGACAGTGACGCCTTAA
- a CDS encoding flagellar hook protein FlgE: MGILSSLYTGVSGMAAQGEALGVIGDNIANANTVGFKASRAEFQDIISKSLKGVLGGNQIGRGVKIGAVNPILTQGNVDATEKVTDLAISGDGYFKVKGSDGESYTRDGSFHFDREGYLVTNDNQKVQGFGTDEKGNILNKMTDIKFPRALVPAKATKEIKMDLNLDSRMEPTKKFDPKDPYSTSHYSTGVEMYDSQGNKHLLSLFFNKTADRQWEYKGLVDGKEITGGEEGQLSEVCAGKLEFTVDGKLDTQQLTSSNFNFKGGALQGQEIKLNFGDAIKDGGKGLDGTKQYGKNSDLISWHQDGAAAGTINSLSFNDEGILTAVYSNGQAQDLAQIALAKFENPEALFKVGNNRLKESRDSGTASVGGPGAAGRGKLFAKSLERSTVDLATEFVNMIQNQRGFQANAKTITTTDELLNEVIQLKR, encoded by the coding sequence ATGGGTATTCTTTCTTCATTGTACACGGGTGTGTCTGGTATGGCTGCTCAGGGCGAAGCCCTAGGCGTTATCGGTGACAATATCGCGAATGCAAACACTGTCGGTTTCAAAGCAAGCCGCGCGGAATTCCAAGATATCATTTCTAAAAGTTTAAAAGGTGTTCTGGGCGGAAATCAAATCGGTCGTGGTGTGAAGATCGGTGCCGTAAATCCAATCCTTACTCAAGGTAACGTTGACGCTACTGAAAAAGTAACGGACCTTGCAATCTCTGGTGATGGTTACTTCAAAGTTAAAGGTTCTGATGGCGAGTCTTACACTCGTGATGGTTCCTTCCACTTTGACCGTGAAGGTTACCTGGTAACTAATGACAATCAAAAAGTTCAAGGTTTCGGTACTGATGAAAAAGGTAACATCCTGAACAAAATGACTGACATCAAATTCCCTCGTGCATTGGTTCCGGCGAAAGCGACTAAAGAAATCAAGATGGACCTGAACTTGGACTCCCGTATGGAGCCAACTAAAAAGTTTGATCCAAAAGACCCATACTCCACGTCTCACTACTCTACAGGTGTAGAGATGTACGATTCCCAAGGTAATAAGCATTTGTTGAGCTTGTTCTTCAATAAGACAGCTGACAGACAATGGGAATACAAAGGCCTTGTTGACGGTAAAGAAATTACTGGTGGCGAAGAAGGTCAGCTTTCTGAAGTTTGTGCTGGTAAGCTTGAATTCACGGTTGATGGTAAATTGGACACTCAACAACTGACTTCCTCGAATTTCAACTTCAAAGGTGGCGCACTTCAAGGCCAAGAAATCAAATTGAACTTCGGTGATGCAATCAAGGATGGCGGTAAAGGTTTGGACGGTACTAAACAGTACGGTAAAAACTCAGACCTTATCTCTTGGCACCAAGACGGTGCGGCTGCGGGTACAATCAACAGCTTGTCCTTCAATGATGAAGGTATCTTGACTGCGGTTTACTCGAATGGTCAGGCACAAGACTTGGCGCAGATTGCACTGGCGAAATTTGAAAATCCAGAAGCTCTATTCAAAGTTGGTAACAATCGTTTGAAGGAATCCAGAGACTCTGGAACAGCTTCAGTGGGTGGCCCAGGTGCAGCTGGTCGTGGTAAATTGTTCGCGAAATCTCTTGAAAGATCCACAGTGGATTTGGCAACAGAGTTCGTAAACATGATCCAAAATCAACGTGGTTTCCAAGCCAATGCAAAAACGATCACGACGACCGATGAACTTCTTAATGAAGTGATCCAATTGAAACGATAA
- a CDS encoding response regulator transcription factor: MRCLVVEDDNEIATIVKQGLGELEGEVDVESNGRRAYERALTNHYDIIVLDLMLPEMDGYTFAKSLREKEINTPILILSALRELDDRLKGLSMGGDDYLTKPFAMAELQIRVKNLLKRAQKASEVTQLVFQDLKLNRLNRDVVRAGRKLDLQEREFVLLDLFMSNPNKIIGKQTILKEVWNYDFDPQTNVVDVLVCRLRNKLEKDFPTRLIYTVRGVGYVLKGS; the protein is encoded by the coding sequence ATGAGATGCTTAGTAGTAGAAGACGACAACGAGATTGCAACAATCGTAAAACAAGGTTTGGGTGAGCTTGAAGGTGAAGTCGACGTTGAGTCCAACGGAAGACGTGCTTACGAAAGAGCCCTGACAAATCATTATGACATTATTGTACTTGATTTGATGCTTCCTGAAATGGATGGCTACACGTTTGCAAAATCTCTGCGCGAGAAAGAAATCAACACACCGATTTTGATCTTGAGTGCTTTGCGCGAGTTGGACGACCGTCTTAAAGGTTTGAGCATGGGTGGTGATGACTACCTGACAAAGCCATTCGCAATGGCTGAATTGCAAATCCGCGTAAAGAACCTGTTAAAGCGCGCTCAGAAAGCTTCTGAAGTGACTCAATTGGTTTTCCAGGATTTGAAATTGAATCGTTTGAACCGTGATGTGGTTCGTGCGGGTCGCAAGTTGGATCTACAAGAGCGCGAGTTTGTTCTGTTGGATCTATTCATGAGCAATCCAAACAAAATCATCGGAAAACAAACTATCCTTAAAGAAGTTTGGAATTATGATTTCGATCCACAAACGAATGTGGTAGACGTATTGGTATGCCGCCTAAGAAACAAGTTAGAAAAAGATTTTCCTACACGACTTATCTATACAGTCAGAGGTGTAGGTTATGTTCTTAAAGGGTCTTAA
- a CDS encoding TIGR02530 family flagellar biosynthesis protein, whose translation MVDLKKIQTFEQLIPQQQPKVKPEVGAGTGPSFKDTLDKLGGPIATPQAAQVVPQGLTKPAEGVKFSNHAIERMSTRGIRYSPEDINKLNDAVSRAAAKGSKDSLVLMNDSALIVSVKNKTVVTVMDKTALKENVFTNIDSTVVI comes from the coding sequence ATGGTGGACTTAAAGAAGATACAGACATTTGAACAACTCATTCCGCAGCAGCAGCCGAAGGTTAAACCTGAAGTTGGAGCGGGAACGGGTCCTTCCTTCAAGGATACCCTTGATAAGCTCGGTGGGCCGATTGCGACTCCCCAAGCTGCACAGGTGGTTCCTCAAGGCTTAACAAAGCCTGCTGAAGGAGTGAAGTTTTCGAATCATGCAATTGAGCGAATGAGTACTCGCGGGATTAGATACAGTCCCGAGGATATTAACAAGCTGAATGATGCGGTTTCGAGAGCTGCGGCGAAAGGTTCCAAGGATTCATTGGTTTTGATGAATGACTCGGCACTGATTGTCAGCGTGAAGAATAAGACTGTTGTTACTGTGATGGACAAGACCGCATTGAAAGAAAATGTGTTCACGAACATCGATAGCACGGTGGTTATTTAA
- a CDS encoding branched-chain amino acid ABC transporter permease, with protein sequence MQDFAQHLINGISLGSIYALIALGYTMVYGILKMINFAHSDVYMVGAFGAYYVARALGIEAQPGIGSLAVLLISSMVVCSVLGLLIERLAYRPLRTAPKLNILITAIGVSLLLEYGGQVVFGADPKVFPEVMKDFVIFSFGNVELKSFDLTVLLVSVIAMMALQFMLYKTKLGKAMRAVSANPSVASLMGINPDKIIAFTFIVGSALAGVGSVLVGMKYPKIDPLMGMMIGMKAFVAAVLGGIGNVRGAVLGALIMGLSEEMVVAYLSSTYRDALAFGILIVILIFKPAGLLGKYTVEKV encoded by the coding sequence ATGCAGGATTTCGCACAGCACTTAATAAATGGTATCAGCCTTGGCTCCATCTACGCACTGATCGCTCTTGGCTACACCATGGTGTACGGAATCCTGAAAATGATCAACTTCGCCCACTCTGATGTTTACATGGTGGGCGCCTTTGGTGCCTACTATGTCGCCCGGGCCCTGGGTATCGAAGCTCAGCCCGGCATCGGTTCTTTGGCAGTTCTTCTGATTTCTTCGATGGTCGTTTGCAGTGTCCTGGGTCTTTTGATTGAACGACTTGCTTACCGCCCCCTTCGCACAGCACCTAAATTAAACATTCTGATCACCGCTATCGGTGTCAGCTTGCTGCTGGAATACGGTGGACAAGTTGTATTCGGAGCCGATCCCAAAGTCTTTCCTGAAGTGATGAAAGATTTTGTGATCTTCTCGTTCGGCAATGTGGAACTGAAGTCCTTCGATTTGACAGTCCTTCTGGTCAGTGTCATCGCGATGATGGCCCTTCAATTCATGCTCTATAAAACCAAACTTGGCAAAGCCATGCGTGCGGTCAGCGCCAATCCTTCCGTCGCCAGCCTGATGGGCATTAACCCGGATAAAATCATCGCTTTCACATTTATCGTGGGCTCGGCCCTGGCCGGAGTGGGCAGCGTCCTGGTCGGCATGAAATATCCGAAGATTGATCCTTTGATGGGAATGATGATCGGCATGAAGGCCTTCGTCGCCGCAGTTCTGGGTGGCATCGGCAACGTGCGTGGCGCCGTTCTTGGAGCCTTGATTATGGGGCTTTCCGAAGAAATGGTCGTCGCTTATCTTTCATCCACATACCGCGATGCTTTGGCCTTCGGTATTCTGATTGTCATTTTAATCTTTAAACCTGCTGGCCTGCTGGGCAAGTACACTGTGGAGAAAGTGTGA
- a CDS encoding ABC transporter ATP-binding protein has translation MQTPIISAENLNVYYGSIQALKGITFHVNKGEIVSLIGANGAGKTTTLRALSGLVPSQGTITMHGKDLMTVPSHDRVKLGMAQSPEGRGVFPQMSVLENLEMGAYHRNDKAEIKKDFEMCLELFPRIKERLWQMAGTLSGGEQQMLAISRALMCKPEILLLDEPSLGLAPLIVNQIFQIVTKLNQDGMTILLVEQNAKLALRISHRAYVLETGRVVMQDTGINLLNNDEVRKSYLGV, from the coding sequence ATGCAGACTCCAATTATTTCCGCTGAAAACCTGAACGTCTATTATGGATCCATCCAGGCCCTTAAAGGAATCACTTTCCACGTCAACAAAGGGGAAATCGTCAGTTTGATTGGTGCCAATGGCGCCGGTAAAACAACGACACTTCGTGCATTGTCTGGATTGGTTCCCTCCCAGGGCACAATCACAATGCATGGCAAAGATCTGATGACCGTGCCATCCCACGACCGGGTCAAGCTGGGCATGGCTCAGTCCCCTGAGGGGCGCGGTGTGTTTCCCCAAATGAGCGTGCTCGAGAATCTGGAAATGGGTGCCTACCACCGTAACGACAAGGCCGAAATCAAAAAAGATTTTGAAATGTGTCTGGAACTGTTCCCGCGAATCAAAGAACGCCTGTGGCAGATGGCCGGGACATTGTCAGGGGGCGAGCAACAAATGCTGGCAATCAGCCGCGCCCTAATGTGCAAACCTGAGATTCTATTGCTGGATGAGCCTTCTTTGGGACTTGCTCCCCTGATCGTAAACCAGATTTTTCAAATCGTGACCAAGCTGAATCAGGATGGCATGACAATTCTGCTGGTGGAGCAAAATGCCAAGCTTGCCCTAAGAATTTCTCATCGTGCTTACGTTCTGGAAACCGGGCGCGTGGTGATGCAGGACACAGGTATCAACCTGCTGAACAACGACGAAGTTCGCAAATCTTACCTCGGCGTTTAA
- a CDS encoding DNA gyrase inhibitor YacG, whose protein sequence is MSESEKPPGKTVKCPQCGKPALYSPENAFRPFCSERCRLIDLGEWASGGYAIPVKNDSSSDSLTSIDDAYDDEDEGNNHRH, encoded by the coding sequence ATGAGTGAATCAGAAAAACCCCCAGGCAAAACAGTAAAGTGTCCACAGTGTGGCAAACCCGCTTTGTACTCACCAGAAAATGCATTTCGTCCTTTTTGCTCTGAACGCTGCCGTCTGATTGATCTTGGCGAGTGGGCTTCAGGTGGATACGCGATTCCCGTCAAGAATGATTCTTCAAGTGATTCTTTAACTTCCATCGACGATGCTTACGATGATGAAGATGAAGGCAACAACCACCGACATTAG
- the pfkA gene encoding 6-phosphofructokinase, translated as MATFNKKIQRLGVYTSGGDAPGMNAGLRAVVRAAIANKLEVSAIMQGYVGMMENHIESIDQRFVANIIQRGGTVIKTGRSTEFTKPEGRAKAAANLKAHGIDALVCIGGDGSFRGAHALWEEHQIPVVGIPGTIDNDVFGSDKTIGFDTAVNTALEAIDRIRDTAASHDRLFIVEVMGRNSGHIASYVGLAGGAEEIFTPEATTTVDKAVDRIKEGISRGKTSSILVTAEGQKPGRAYDLADAIRKKTGWDAKVCILGHQQRGGSPTAADRILASRMGAAAVDSLLKGHCDIMIGTEGERLVEVPLDIVTKTEKKAHLDLISLASVLAT; from the coding sequence ATGGCAACATTCAATAAAAAGATCCAAAGATTAGGCGTGTATACAAGTGGTGGCGATGCTCCTGGAATGAACGCAGGGCTTCGCGCAGTCGTTCGTGCAGCAATCGCAAACAAACTGGAAGTTTCCGCAATCATGCAAGGCTATGTCGGCATGATGGAAAATCATATTGAGTCGATTGATCAACGTTTTGTTGCAAACATCATTCAACGTGGTGGCACTGTCATCAAAACAGGACGCTCCACTGAATTCACAAAACCTGAAGGCCGCGCCAAAGCCGCAGCCAACTTGAAAGCTCACGGCATCGATGCCTTGGTATGCATCGGCGGTGATGGCTCCTTCCGTGGTGCTCACGCCCTTTGGGAAGAACACCAAATTCCTGTCGTGGGAATTCCCGGGACTATTGATAACGATGTGTTTGGCTCTGATAAAACGATCGGTTTTGATACAGCTGTAAACACTGCTTTGGAAGCGATCGACAGAATCCGTGACACAGCTGCTTCACATGATCGCCTGTTCATCGTGGAAGTCATGGGTCGCAACTCCGGCCACATCGCATCTTATGTGGGACTTGCCGGTGGTGCTGAAGAGATCTTCACGCCGGAAGCCACAACGACAGTTGATAAAGCTGTGGATCGTATCAAAGAAGGCATCTCCAGAGGGAAAACCAGCTCAATTCTGGTCACGGCAGAAGGCCAAAAGCCAGGTCGCGCTTATGATCTTGCCGATGCCATCCGCAAGAAAACAGGCTGGGACGCTAAAGTTTGCATCCTGGGTCACCAACAACGTGGCGGTTCACCAACTGCTGCCGACCGCATTCTTGCAAGCCGCATGGGAGCCGCAGCCGTGGATTCATTGCTGAAAGGTCATTGCGACATCATGATCGGCACTGAAGGTGAACGACTGGTCGAAGTACCTCTCGACATTGTAACGAAGACCGAGAAAAAAGCGCATCTTGACCTCATCAGTCTTGCAAGTGTTTTAGCCACTTAA
- a CDS encoding sensor histidine kinase, whose amino-acid sequence MFLKGLKPTLFRISTKLTLAYSLVLILSSTLIFSFLYFQITHSLQNQERAILVSKTDEFANRIEVNGLEDFKQYFEVLRTFDRDASLMIEIYDENGDVVFSHWPNPAPEFDKNLLTRELRNHRENAFEFSIPERQGAEAVLVQGRNLKNGERLMLAKSTEGMARQLRNLQRLFWWTLVPVAMIGFLGGLFLSNSTLSPVRELINSMKKIERGSLSTRVPIGGSDDELEELKLLFNKALDKIENLVNGLKEAFDHLAHDIRTPVTRLRGRAEIALTSEGDLESYREALQSCFENSDKILNFLQVLTDITEAENRSKKLKIEKKFISDLVREIMDLYEMAFEEKNIKVTQKLDSHDWAMIDPRLISRVIANLLDNAHKYTPPGGEVIIETINQTESVILKVVDSGPGIAAEEHGLIWQKLYRSDKSRSEYGMGLGLTFVKAVVEAHDGKVSIKSPVKDGRGTEMEITLQKMA is encoded by the coding sequence ATGTTCTTAAAGGGTCTTAAGCCCACGCTTTTTAGAATCAGTACCAAGCTGACGCTTGCGTACTCGCTGGTACTGATTCTGAGCTCCACGCTGATCTTCAGTTTTCTTTATTTTCAAATCACGCACTCACTGCAAAATCAAGAGCGGGCGATTCTCGTTTCTAAAACGGACGAGTTTGCCAATCGTATCGAGGTCAATGGCCTTGAGGACTTCAAACAGTATTTCGAGGTTTTGCGTACTTTTGACCGTGATGCCTCGTTGATGATTGAAATCTACGACGAAAACGGTGATGTCGTTTTCTCTCACTGGCCTAATCCAGCACCTGAATTTGATAAGAATCTATTGACTCGTGAACTGCGAAATCATCGTGAAAATGCATTCGAGTTCTCCATCCCTGAACGCCAGGGGGCCGAGGCGGTTTTGGTTCAGGGAAGAAATCTAAAAAATGGCGAGCGCCTTATGTTGGCGAAAAGCACGGAAGGAATGGCTCGCCAGCTGCGCAATCTGCAAAGACTTTTCTGGTGGACTCTGGTTCCGGTTGCGATGATTGGATTTTTGGGCGGCCTCTTTTTATCGAATTCCACTCTTAGTCCCGTTCGTGAACTGATCAACTCGATGAAAAAGATCGAGCGCGGATCTCTTTCCACTCGTGTGCCGATTGGTGGCAGTGATGATGAGCTTGAAGAGCTTAAGCTGTTATTCAATAAGGCACTGGATAAGATCGAGAACCTGGTAAATGGATTGAAGGAAGCCTTTGATCATTTGGCCCATGATATTCGCACGCCGGTAACCAGACTGCGTGGCCGTGCGGAAATTGCACTGACCAGTGAGGGTGATTTGGAGTCTTATCGCGAAGCCCTGCAAAGCTGCTTCGAGAACTCAGATAAGATCCTGAACTTCCTGCAGGTCCTGACTGATATTACCGAGGCCGAGAATCGCAGTAAAAAGCTGAAGATCGAGAAAAAGTTTATCAGTGATCTGGTGCGTGAAATCATGGACCTTTATGAAATGGCCTTCGAGGAAAAAAACATCAAGGTCACGCAAAAATTGGATTCCCATGACTGGGCGATGATTGATCCAAGATTGATCAGTCGTGTGATCGCCAATCTTTTGGATAATGCCCATAAGTACACACCTCCGGGTGGTGAAGTAATCATCGAGACTATCAATCAGACGGAAAGCGTTATTCTTAAAGTCGTGGATTCCGGTCCCGGAATCGCCGCTGAAGAGCACGGCTTGATCTGGCAAAAGCTTTATCGCAGTGACAAGAGCCGTTCTGAATACGGAATGGGTTTGGGTCTGACGTTCGTAAAAGCTGTAGTCGAAGCGCACGATGGTAAAGTAAGTATCAAGAGCCCGGTCAAAGATGGCCGTGGAACCGAGATGGAAATCACACTACAAAAGATGGCCTAA
- a CDS encoding branched-chain amino acid ABC transporter permease, translating into MRALKNPLLSLVATLILGLVFQFGFDEYIQLMVLFVTVNCLMAMSLNLVNGYTGQFSLGHAGFMAIGAYFTAYASVNWNFLPEQFQGITFFVFAIGSGLAAALAGFLVGLPSLRLKGDYLAIVTLGFGEIIRVALLNMDFLGGPRGFANIPGFSSFYMSYAFAVLWILICFFTIWRVMRSSWGRGFLSVREDEIAAESTGINTTGMKVRAFVLSSFFAGVAGALFAHFTNFINPSSFTFLQSVNAVIMVVLGGMGSMTGSIIAAIFVTALPEALRPLQEVTGVDLRMVIYSLSLVLVMILRPKGIMGELEITDLWRKYVRRSAGS; encoded by the coding sequence ATTCGTGCTTTAAAGAATCCTCTTTTATCCCTTGTTGCAACCCTGATTCTGGGGCTGGTCTTTCAGTTCGGATTTGATGAATACATCCAACTGATGGTTTTGTTCGTCACCGTTAACTGTCTGATGGCCATGAGTTTAAATCTGGTCAATGGCTACACAGGGCAATTTTCATTGGGACATGCTGGTTTTATGGCGATCGGCGCCTACTTCACGGCCTACGCTTCCGTGAATTGGAACTTCCTGCCGGAGCAATTTCAAGGAATCACATTCTTTGTCTTCGCTATCGGCAGCGGTCTTGCCGCAGCCCTTGCTGGATTTCTGGTGGGACTTCCCTCTTTGCGCCTGAAGGGTGACTATCTGGCCATCGTCACTCTGGGGTTTGGTGAGATCATTCGCGTGGCGCTTTTGAATATGGACTTTTTGGGCGGTCCGCGTGGATTTGCCAACATTCCAGGATTCTCCAGCTTTTACATGTCCTATGCCTTCGCCGTTCTTTGGATCCTGATTTGCTTCTTTACCATTTGGCGTGTGATGAGATCCTCTTGGGGACGCGGCTTCCTGAGTGTTCGCGAAGACGAAATCGCAGCCGAGTCCACAGGTATCAACACGACAGGAATGAAGGTTCGCGCTTTTGTTCTTTCCAGCTTTTTTGCGGGTGTGGCCGGCGCCTTGTTTGCTCACTTTACCAACTTCATCAATCCATCATCATTCACCTTCCTGCAAAGCGTGAATGCTGTGATCATGGTGGTTTTGGGCGGAATGGGATCCATGACAGGATCCATTATCGCAGCCATTTTTGTAACGGCACTGCCTGAAGCACTTCGTCCCCTGCAAGAAGTGACCGGTGTCGACCTGCGCATGGTTATTTACTCATTGTCTTTGGTACTTGTGATGATTCTTCGCCCTAAAGGCATCATGGGCGAACTGGAAATCACCGATCTGTGGAGAAAATATGTCCGACGTTCTGCTGGAAGCTAA
- a CDS encoding ABC transporter ATP-binding protein, translating to MSDVLLEAKGITMQFGGLKAVDNLSFKIEKGQLAGLIGPNGAGKTTAFNMLTGVYQPTHGEVFLDGQSLAGLRPYQISQRGIARTFQNIRLFKNLTVLENVLIATHQHVSYGIMDALFQTKKFIETEKQMTEKAMDLLSLFSMQNKADELASSLPYGQQRKLEIVRALATDPKIILLDEPAAGMNHSETHQLMETIAQIRSKFNLTVLLIEHDMKLVMGICENIVVLDHGVKIEEGSPKHVQNSKKVIEAYLGVEETH from the coding sequence ATGTCCGACGTTCTGCTGGAAGCTAAAGGTATCACAATGCAGTTCGGCGGATTAAAAGCCGTCGACAATCTGTCCTTCAAAATTGAAAAAGGTCAGTTGGCGGGTTTGATCGGACCAAACGGTGCGGGTAAAACAACGGCCTTCAATATGCTGACAGGCGTTTACCAGCCGACTCATGGCGAGGTTTTTCTGGACGGTCAATCCTTGGCGGGCTTAAGACCCTACCAGATCTCCCAGCGTGGCATCGCCCGCACATTCCAAAATATTCGTCTTTTTAAAAATCTGACGGTATTGGAAAACGTCCTGATCGCCACACATCAGCATGTGAGCTATGGAATTATGGATGCCTTGTTTCAAACCAAGAAGTTCATTGAGACTGAAAAGCAAATGACTGAAAAAGCCATGGACCTTCTTTCTCTTTTTTCCATGCAAAACAAGGCCGATGAACTTGCGAGCAGCCTCCCTTACGGCCAACAGCGCAAGCTTGAGATCGTCCGCGCCCTGGCAACCGATCCCAAAATCATCTTACTGGATGAACCTGCAGCGGGAATGAATCATTCGGAAACTCACCAACTGATGGAAACCATCGCGCAGATCAGATCCAAATTTAACCTGACGGTTTTATTGATCGAACACGACATGAAACTGGTCATGGGAATATGTGAAAATATTGTGGTGCTGGATCACGGAGTGAAAATTGAAGAGGGCAGTCCCAAGCACGTTCAAAACTCCAAAAAAGTTATCGAGGCCTACCTGGGTGTGGAGGAAACTCACTAA
- a CDS encoding HU family DNA-binding protein has translation MNKAQLIEKIAGETKVSKAQAEAILDCAVENIKKAVKKGDDVKLVGFGTFTKAKRKARTGRNPQTGKAIKIPAAWAPKFRAGAEFKSMVK, from the coding sequence ATGAACAAGGCTCAATTGATCGAAAAAATCGCTGGCGAAACTAAAGTTTCTAAAGCACAAGCAGAAGCTATCCTTGACTGCGCAGTAGAAAACATCAAAAAAGCAGTTAAAAAAGGCGACGACGTTAAACTTGTTGGCTTCGGTACTTTCACTAAAGCTAAACGCAAAGCTCGCACTGGTCGCAACCCACAAACTGGTAAAGCAATCAAAATCCCAGCTGCATGGGCTCCAAAATTCCGCGCTGGCGCTGAATTCAAATCAATGGTTAAGTAA